One Nyctibius grandis isolate bNycGra1 chromosome 17, bNycGra1.pri, whole genome shotgun sequence genomic window carries:
- the PRDM2 gene encoding PR domain zinc finger protein 2 isoform X5 produces the protein MYGNFTWRPFTWKWNCLLVVLLYVSRGISGGLAGKKKSQEGKNKGKKAADTKQKKADLDSTSADMRDSKEGHKEEDETPSVSAVLSLEQTAVIQEMVNQDVLPKLVIPSPASEPQMVTEDKQGEAINCASDDLDDDEEEDDEEEEDEEEIEDTNMPKENAEMPLICEEKLDSMEEQKSMSEESPESSPKKKLVVKIPKARGESNGDVQETFMFPCQHCERKFTTKQGLERHMHIHISTLNHAFKCRYCGKAFGTQINRRRHERRHEAGPKRKPFLTLTSSQHLDNVADNQVIVDDGLKDDLNVSCLVQETVVLDSEKVSQEMSNSAFAEENKEPKELHPCKYCKKVFGTHTNMRRHQRRVHERHLIPKGVRRKGFFTEEPPLQIEQAPPVQSVYIASTEIEEDGEVDDVYIMDISSNISENLNYYIDGKIQSNSSTSNCDVIQMESNSADLYGLNCIISPVTVEISSNLKVTQTHVNEPPKEPSSTGSNESKKRRTASPPLVPKIKTEIDPEPITPTSSLNLPLSISTESLPFHKEKGVYLSSKLKQLLQTQDNKKITPSSDIPKLGPSVTSSPILPPVTSRFKRRTSSPPSSPQHSPVLRDFVKSGEGKTVWNDNIRSSKMPKLESHSNPPAWSLTGREEKETVSPLCFEDYKISKDWTAAPTFGNVCNQQPLDLSSGVKQRSDVKNKNQVPWESVLDLSVHKKPCSDPEIREYKENSIQPTCSGVKKKKPTTCMLQKVLLNEYNGTDAATDSTPSVNRSASPSTSLEPQAEPDVDPSLSAASSVDAQPLSSSVSPVPQTSAVPSVCQLPPLLTPTNPPSPPPCPPVLTVATSPPPLLPTMPLPVPDVSASATNTSSCPSPLSNTTTQSPLPVLSPTVSPSPSPVPSVEPLISAASPGPPTLSSSSSSSSSSSFSSSSSSSPSPPPLSVVSSVVSSADNLENTLPVIKQEEAENEQQKAREDPHTSSESGVVQETFNKSFVCNVCESPFLSIKDLTKHLSIHAEEWPFKCEFCVQLFRHKTALSEHRFLLHGVGNIFVCSVCKKEFAFLCNLQQHQRDLHPDKECTHHEFESGTLRPQNFTDPSKANVEHMQSLPEDSLEPSKEEEDEDLNDSSEELYTTIKIMASGVKSKDPDVRMGLNQHYPSFKPPPFQYHHRNPMGIGVTATNFTTHNIPQTFTTAIRCTKCGKSVDNMPELHKHILACASASDKKRYTPKKNPVPLKQTVQPKNGMVVLAGPGKNAFRRMGQPKRLNFNVEISKMSSNKLKISALKKKNQLVQKAILQKKKSAQQKAELRNNPSDSDSHICPYCNREFTYIGSLNKHASYSCPKKPISPSSRKNSSKKSASSSSPVSGEKGNNQRRRTADAEIKMQSMQPHLGKTRARTSGPTQIQLPSASFKSKQNVRFVPSVRSKKPNSSLSLRNSSPVRVSKMSHVDGKKTKGVAKNSSSGISSKASRKLHVRIQRNNKAVLPSKSAVASKKKADRFTVKSRERIGGPITRSLQQAANAEAAENKRDESSTKQELKDFRFWFFFCFVFVFFFIF, from the exons ATGTACGGAAATTTTACATGGAGACCTTTTACCTGGAAATGGAACTGTTTGTTGGTTGTGTTACTGTACGTTTCAAGAGGGATTTCGGGTGGCTTGGCag gaaagaaaaagtctcAGGAAGGTAAAAACAAGGGAAAGAAGGCAGCggatacaaaacagaaaaaggctgATTTGGATTCTACTTCTGCAGATATGAGGGATTCTAAAGAGG GTCATAAAGAGGAAGATGAAACGCCGTCTGTTTCTGCTGTACTGTCCCTGGAACAAACAGCTGTGATTCAGGAAATGGTAAATCAAGATGTACTTCCAAAGCTGGTGATCCCCAGTCCTGCCAGTGAACCACAAATGGTAACTGAAGACAAACAAGGAGAAGCAATAAACTGTGCATCAGATGATTTAGATgatgatgaagaggaggatgatgaagaggaggaggatgaagaagagATAGAAGATACCAATATGcctaaagaaaatgctgaaatgccTTTGATATGTGAAGAAAAGTTAGACTCTATGGAAGAGCAAAAGAGTATGTCAGAAGAATCTCCAGAAAGCTCTCCAAAGAAGAAACTTGTTGTGAAAATTCCAAAAGCGAGAGGTGAATCAAATGGTGATGTTCAGGAAACATTCATGTTTCCCTGTCAGCATTGTGAGAGGAAGTTTACAACAAAGCAAGGACTTGAACGCCACATGCACATCCATATATCTACTCTTAACCATGCTTTCAAGTGTCGATATTGTGGGAAAGCCTTTGGTACTCAAATTAACAGGCGAAGACATGAGCGACGCCATGAGGCAGGGCCAAAAAGGAAACCATTCTTAACACTAACGTCATCACAACACTTGGATAATGTTGCTGATAACCAAGTAATTGTGGACGATGGTCTTAAAGATGACCTGAACGTTTCCTGTCTTGTGCAAGAGACTGTTGTCTTGGATTCTGAGAAAGTTTCCCAAGAAATGTCAAACTCTGCTTTTGCTGAGGAAAATAAGGAGCCCAAAGAATTGCATCCATGCAAATACTGCAAAAAGGTTTTTGGAACTCACACCAACATGCGGAGGCATCAGCGTAGGGTTCATGAGCGTCATCTTATTCCCAAAGGTGTCAGAAGAAAAGGATTCTTTACTGAAGAGCCACCGCTTCAGATAGAGCAGGCCCCACCAGTCCAGAGTGTATATATAGCAAGTACAGAAATAGAAGAGGATGGTGAAGTAGATGATGTCTATATTATGGATATTTCCAGCAATAtctctgaaaatttaaattattatattgATGGTAAAATCCAGTCCAACAGCAGCACTAGCAATTGTGATGTGATTCAGATGGAGTCCAACTCGGCAGATTTGTATGGACTAAATTGCATAATCAGTCCAGTCACGGTGGAAATCTCCTCAAATTTAAAGGTTACGCAAACACACGTGAATGAACCTCCCAAGGAACCCTCTAGCACTGGGAGCAATGAATCCAAAAAGAGGAGAACTGCCAGCCCTCCTCTtgtaccaaaaataaaaactgaaatagaCCCAGAACCTATAACTCCTACTAGTTCCTTAAATCTTCCTCTTAGCATTTCAACAGAAAGCTTAccttttcataaagaaaaaggtGTTTATTTGtcatcaaaattaaaacagcttctTCAGACACAGGACAATAAGAAGATAACTCCATCAAGTGATATCCCTAAACTAGGACCTTCTGTTACATCATCACCTATTTTGCCTCCAGTGACCAGCAGATTTAAAAGAAGGACCAGCTCTCCTCCCAGTTCTCCACAGCACAGTCCAGTGCTTCGAGACTTTGTCAAATCAGGTGAGGGAAAAACTGTGTGGAATGATAATATTCGGAGTTCAAAAATGCCAAAGTTAGAAAGCCACAGCAACCCACCTGCTTGGAGCTTGActggaagggaggaaaaagagactGTGAGCCCTCTTTGCTTTGAAGACTATAAAATATCAAAAGACTGGACAGCAGCTCCAACTTTTGGCAATGTGTGCAACCAGCAGCCACTGGATTTATCTAGTGGTGTGAAACAAAGGTCTGATGTCAAAAATAAGAATCAGGTTCCCTGGGAATCTGTGTTAGATTTAAGTGTGCATAAGAAGCCTTGCAGCGATCCTGAAATTAgggaatataaagaaaattcCATACAGCCAACCTGTAGTGgtgttaaaaagaagaaaccaaCTACGTGCATGTTACAGAAGGTTCTGCTGAATGAGTATAATGGAACGGATGCAGCCACAGACAGCACACCCAGTGTAAACAGGAGTGCGAGCCCAAGCACATCCCTGGAGCCTCAGGCAGAACCTGATGTGGATCCCAGTCTGTCTGCAGCCTCTTCTGTTGACGCTCAGCCCCTGAGTTCCTCTGTTTCCCCTGTGCCACAGACATCTGCTGTCCCTTCCGTGTGCCAGCTGCCTCCTTTGTTAACACCAACCAATCCTCCTTCCCCACCGCCCTGCCCACCTGTGTTAACAGTTGCTACATCgcctcctccccttcttccGACAATGCCGTTACCAGTTCCAGATGTCTCTGCTAGTGCCACTAACACTTCTTCTTGTCCATCGCCGCTTTCTAACACGACTACCCAGTCCCCACTACCAGTTCTTTCACCTACAGtttctccttctccatctcctgtTCCTTCTGTTGAACCtcttatttctgctgcttcaccTGGTCCTCCTACGCtctcttcctcatcttcctcctcctcttcctcctctttctcctcttcatcttcatcatctccatctccacctcctctttctgtagtttcttctgttgtttcctCTGCTGATAATCTTGAAAACACTCTCCCAGTAATAAAACAGGAAGAAGCTGAAAACGAACAACAGAAGGCAAGAGAAGATCCTCATACTTCAAGTGAATCAGGAGTAGTGCAGGAAACATTCAATAAAAGCTTTGTGTGCAATGTCTGTGAAtcaccttttctttctattaaagACCTAACGAAGCATTTATCCATTCATGCTGAAGAATGGCCCTTCAAATGTGAATTCTGTGTACAGCTTTTTAGGCATAAAACAGCCTTGTCGGAACATCGCTTTCTGCTTCATGGAGTAGGAAATATCTTTGTTTGCTCCGTCTGTAAAAAggagtttgcttttttgtgcAATTTGCAACAGCATCAGCGGGATCTCCATCCAGACAAAGAGTGCACACACCATGAGTTTGAAAGTGGGACTTTGAGACCCCAGAATTTCACTGACCCCAGTAAGGCGAACGTGGAGCACATGCAGAGCCTGCCAGAAGATTCTTTGGAACCTTCtaaagaggaggaagatgaagatCTAAATGATTCCTCTGAAGAGCTTTATACTACTATAAAAATAATGGCTTCTGGAGTAAAATCTAAAGATCCGGATGTTCGTATGGGCCTCAATCAACACTACCCAAGCTTTAAACCACCTCCATTTCAGTATCACCATCGTAATCCTATGGGTATTGGAGTTACGGCAACAAACTTCACTACCCACAATATTCCCCAGACTTTTACTACTGCCATTCGATGTACAAAATGTGGGAAAAGTGTTGATAACATGCCTGAGTTACACAAACACATATTGGCCTGTGCATCTGCCAGTGATAAAAAGAGATACACacctaaaaaaaatccagtaccACTGAAACAGACAGTGCAGCCTAAGAATGGCATGGTGGTTCTAGCTGGCCCTGGAAAGAATGCCTTCAGACGAATGGGTCAGCCTAAAAGACTTAATTTCAATGTTGAGATTAGCAAGATGTCCtcaaataaactaaaaataagtgcattgaaaaagaaaaaccagctTGTCCAGAAAGCTatcttgcaaaaaaagaaatctgcccagcagaaggcagaatTGAGAAATAATCCGTCCGACTCAGACTCTCACATCTGCCCCTACTGTAATAGAGAGTTTACTTATATTGGAAGTTTGAATAAACACGCGTCATATAGCTGTCCCAAAAAACCCATCTCTCCCTCCTCTAGAAAgaattcttcaaaaaaaagtgCAAGCTCTTCTTCACCTGTGAGCGGTGAAAAAGGCAACAACCAGCGTAGGCGAACAGCAGATGcagaaatcaaaatgcaaagcatGCAGCCTCACCTGGGCAAGACAAGAGCACGAACCTCAGGACCTACACAAATCCAGCTGCCCTCTGCATCcttcaaatcaaaacaaaacgtTAGATTTGTACCTTCTGTTCGATCTAAAAAGCCAAATTCATCTTTGTCACTGAGGAACTCTAGTCCTGTAAGAGTGTCCAAAATGTCCCATGTTGATGGGAAAAAAACTAAGGGGGTCGCAAAGAACAGTTCCTCTGGAATCTCAAGCAAAGCGTCCCGGAAATTGCACGTCAGAATACAAAGGAATAATAAAGCTGTTTTGCCAAGTAAGTCTGCTGTGGCAAGTAAGAAAAAGGCAGACAGATTCACTGTAAAATCTAGAGAGAGGATTGGGGGACCTATTACACGAAGCCTACAGCAGGCGGCAAatgcagaggcagcagaaaacAAGAGAGATGAAAGCAGTACAAAGCAAGAACTAAAAGATTTCAG gttttggttttttttttgttttgtttttgtttttttttttattttctag
- the PRDM2 gene encoding PR domain zinc finger protein 2 isoform X1, with protein MNQNTTESTVAVETLDDVPEHVLRGLPEDVRLFPSAVDKTRLGVWATKSILKGKKFGPFVGDKKKRSQVKSNVYMWEVYYPNLGWMCVDATDPKKGNWLRYINWARSGKEQNLFPLEINRTIYYKSLKPIAPGEELLVWYNGEDDPEIAAAIEEERASARSRRHSPKAKKGKKKSQEGKNKGKKAADTKQKKADLDSTSADMRDSKEGHKEEDETPSVSAVLSLEQTAVIQEMVNQDVLPKLVIPSPASEPQMVTEDKQGEAINCASDDLDDDEEEDDEEEEDEEEIEDTNMPKENAEMPLICEEKLDSMEEQKSMSEESPESSPKKKLVVKIPKARGESNGDVQETFMFPCQHCERKFTTKQGLERHMHIHISTLNHAFKCRYCGKAFGTQINRRRHERRHEAGPKRKPFLTLTSSQHLDNVADNQVIVDDGLKDDLNVSCLVQETVVLDSEKVSQEMSNSAFAEENKEPKELHPCKYCKKVFGTHTNMRRHQRRVHERHLIPKGVRRKGFFTEEPPLQIEQAPPVQSVYIASTEIEEDGEVDDVYIMDISSNISENLNYYIDGKIQSNSSTSNCDVIQMESNSADLYGLNCIISPVTVEISSNLKVTQTHVNEPPKEPSSTGSNESKKRRTASPPLVPKIKTEIDPEPITPTSSLNLPLSISTESLPFHKEKGVYLSSKLKQLLQTQDNKKITPSSDIPKLGPSVTSSPILPPVTSRFKRRTSSPPSSPQHSPVLRDFVKSGEGKTVWNDNIRSSKMPKLESHSNPPAWSLTGREEKETVSPLCFEDYKISKDWTAAPTFGNVCNQQPLDLSSGVKQRSDVKNKNQVPWESVLDLSVHKKPCSDPEIREYKENSIQPTCSGVKKKKPTTCMLQKVLLNEYNGTDAATDSTPSVNRSASPSTSLEPQAEPDVDPSLSAASSVDAQPLSSSVSPVPQTSAVPSVCQLPPLLTPTNPPSPPPCPPVLTVATSPPPLLPTMPLPVPDVSASATNTSSCPSPLSNTTTQSPLPVLSPTVSPSPSPVPSVEPLISAASPGPPTLSSSSSSSSSSSFSSSSSSSPSPPPLSVVSSVVSSADNLENTLPVIKQEEAENEQQKAREDPHTSSESGVVQETFNKSFVCNVCESPFLSIKDLTKHLSIHAEEWPFKCEFCVQLFRHKTALSEHRFLLHGVGNIFVCSVCKKEFAFLCNLQQHQRDLHPDKECTHHEFESGTLRPQNFTDPSKANVEHMQSLPEDSLEPSKEEEDEDLNDSSEELYTTIKIMASGVKSKDPDVRMGLNQHYPSFKPPPFQYHHRNPMGIGVTATNFTTHNIPQTFTTAIRCTKCGKSVDNMPELHKHILACASASDKKRYTPKKNPVPLKQTVQPKNGMVVLAGPGKNAFRRMGQPKRLNFNVEISKMSSNKLKISALKKKNQLVQKAILQKKKSAQQKAELRNNPSDSDSHICPYCNREFTYIGSLNKHASYSCPKKPISPSSRKNSSKKSASSSSPVSGEKGNNQRRRTADAEIKMQSMQPHLGKTRARTSGPTQIQLPSASFKSKQNVRFVPSVRSKKPNSSLSLRNSSPVRVSKMSHVDGKKTKGVAKNSSSGISSKASRKLHVRIQRNNKAVLPSKSAVASKKKADRFTVKSRERIGGPITRSLQQAANAEAAENKRDESSTKQELKDFRFWFFFCFVFVFFFIF; from the exons GTGTATTACCCAAACCTGGGATGGATGTGTGTTGATGCAACTGATCCAAAGAAAGGGAACTGGCTACGGTATATAAACTGGGCACGTTCAGGAAAGGAGCAAAATCTGTTTCCTCTGGAGATCAACAGGACCATATACTACAAAAGTTTAAAG CCAATCGCGCCCGgcgaggagctgttggtgtggTACAATGGGGAGGACGACCCGGAGATAGCCGCCGCTATTGAGGAAGAGCGAGCCAGCGCCCGGAGCCGGCGGCACTCCCCGAAAGCCAAGAAAG gaaagaaaaagtctcAGGAAGGTAAAAACAAGGGAAAGAAGGCAGCggatacaaaacagaaaaaggctgATTTGGATTCTACTTCTGCAGATATGAGGGATTCTAAAGAGG GTCATAAAGAGGAAGATGAAACGCCGTCTGTTTCTGCTGTACTGTCCCTGGAACAAACAGCTGTGATTCAGGAAATGGTAAATCAAGATGTACTTCCAAAGCTGGTGATCCCCAGTCCTGCCAGTGAACCACAAATGGTAACTGAAGACAAACAAGGAGAAGCAATAAACTGTGCATCAGATGATTTAGATgatgatgaagaggaggatgatgaagaggaggaggatgaagaagagATAGAAGATACCAATATGcctaaagaaaatgctgaaatgccTTTGATATGTGAAGAAAAGTTAGACTCTATGGAAGAGCAAAAGAGTATGTCAGAAGAATCTCCAGAAAGCTCTCCAAAGAAGAAACTTGTTGTGAAAATTCCAAAAGCGAGAGGTGAATCAAATGGTGATGTTCAGGAAACATTCATGTTTCCCTGTCAGCATTGTGAGAGGAAGTTTACAACAAAGCAAGGACTTGAACGCCACATGCACATCCATATATCTACTCTTAACCATGCTTTCAAGTGTCGATATTGTGGGAAAGCCTTTGGTACTCAAATTAACAGGCGAAGACATGAGCGACGCCATGAGGCAGGGCCAAAAAGGAAACCATTCTTAACACTAACGTCATCACAACACTTGGATAATGTTGCTGATAACCAAGTAATTGTGGACGATGGTCTTAAAGATGACCTGAACGTTTCCTGTCTTGTGCAAGAGACTGTTGTCTTGGATTCTGAGAAAGTTTCCCAAGAAATGTCAAACTCTGCTTTTGCTGAGGAAAATAAGGAGCCCAAAGAATTGCATCCATGCAAATACTGCAAAAAGGTTTTTGGAACTCACACCAACATGCGGAGGCATCAGCGTAGGGTTCATGAGCGTCATCTTATTCCCAAAGGTGTCAGAAGAAAAGGATTCTTTACTGAAGAGCCACCGCTTCAGATAGAGCAGGCCCCACCAGTCCAGAGTGTATATATAGCAAGTACAGAAATAGAAGAGGATGGTGAAGTAGATGATGTCTATATTATGGATATTTCCAGCAATAtctctgaaaatttaaattattatattgATGGTAAAATCCAGTCCAACAGCAGCACTAGCAATTGTGATGTGATTCAGATGGAGTCCAACTCGGCAGATTTGTATGGACTAAATTGCATAATCAGTCCAGTCACGGTGGAAATCTCCTCAAATTTAAAGGTTACGCAAACACACGTGAATGAACCTCCCAAGGAACCCTCTAGCACTGGGAGCAATGAATCCAAAAAGAGGAGAACTGCCAGCCCTCCTCTtgtaccaaaaataaaaactgaaatagaCCCAGAACCTATAACTCCTACTAGTTCCTTAAATCTTCCTCTTAGCATTTCAACAGAAAGCTTAccttttcataaagaaaaaggtGTTTATTTGtcatcaaaattaaaacagcttctTCAGACACAGGACAATAAGAAGATAACTCCATCAAGTGATATCCCTAAACTAGGACCTTCTGTTACATCATCACCTATTTTGCCTCCAGTGACCAGCAGATTTAAAAGAAGGACCAGCTCTCCTCCCAGTTCTCCACAGCACAGTCCAGTGCTTCGAGACTTTGTCAAATCAGGTGAGGGAAAAACTGTGTGGAATGATAATATTCGGAGTTCAAAAATGCCAAAGTTAGAAAGCCACAGCAACCCACCTGCTTGGAGCTTGActggaagggaggaaaaagagactGTGAGCCCTCTTTGCTTTGAAGACTATAAAATATCAAAAGACTGGACAGCAGCTCCAACTTTTGGCAATGTGTGCAACCAGCAGCCACTGGATTTATCTAGTGGTGTGAAACAAAGGTCTGATGTCAAAAATAAGAATCAGGTTCCCTGGGAATCTGTGTTAGATTTAAGTGTGCATAAGAAGCCTTGCAGCGATCCTGAAATTAgggaatataaagaaaattcCATACAGCCAACCTGTAGTGgtgttaaaaagaagaaaccaaCTACGTGCATGTTACAGAAGGTTCTGCTGAATGAGTATAATGGAACGGATGCAGCCACAGACAGCACACCCAGTGTAAACAGGAGTGCGAGCCCAAGCACATCCCTGGAGCCTCAGGCAGAACCTGATGTGGATCCCAGTCTGTCTGCAGCCTCTTCTGTTGACGCTCAGCCCCTGAGTTCCTCTGTTTCCCCTGTGCCACAGACATCTGCTGTCCCTTCCGTGTGCCAGCTGCCTCCTTTGTTAACACCAACCAATCCTCCTTCCCCACCGCCCTGCCCACCTGTGTTAACAGTTGCTACATCgcctcctccccttcttccGACAATGCCGTTACCAGTTCCAGATGTCTCTGCTAGTGCCACTAACACTTCTTCTTGTCCATCGCCGCTTTCTAACACGACTACCCAGTCCCCACTACCAGTTCTTTCACCTACAGtttctccttctccatctcctgtTCCTTCTGTTGAACCtcttatttctgctgcttcaccTGGTCCTCCTACGCtctcttcctcatcttcctcctcctcttcctcctctttctcctcttcatcttcatcatctccatctccacctcctctttctgtagtttcttctgttgtttcctCTGCTGATAATCTTGAAAACACTCTCCCAGTAATAAAACAGGAAGAAGCTGAAAACGAACAACAGAAGGCAAGAGAAGATCCTCATACTTCAAGTGAATCAGGAGTAGTGCAGGAAACATTCAATAAAAGCTTTGTGTGCAATGTCTGTGAAtcaccttttctttctattaaagACCTAACGAAGCATTTATCCATTCATGCTGAAGAATGGCCCTTCAAATGTGAATTCTGTGTACAGCTTTTTAGGCATAAAACAGCCTTGTCGGAACATCGCTTTCTGCTTCATGGAGTAGGAAATATCTTTGTTTGCTCCGTCTGTAAAAAggagtttgcttttttgtgcAATTTGCAACAGCATCAGCGGGATCTCCATCCAGACAAAGAGTGCACACACCATGAGTTTGAAAGTGGGACTTTGAGACCCCAGAATTTCACTGACCCCAGTAAGGCGAACGTGGAGCACATGCAGAGCCTGCCAGAAGATTCTTTGGAACCTTCtaaagaggaggaagatgaagatCTAAATGATTCCTCTGAAGAGCTTTATACTACTATAAAAATAATGGCTTCTGGAGTAAAATCTAAAGATCCGGATGTTCGTATGGGCCTCAATCAACACTACCCAAGCTTTAAACCACCTCCATTTCAGTATCACCATCGTAATCCTATGGGTATTGGAGTTACGGCAACAAACTTCACTACCCACAATATTCCCCAGACTTTTACTACTGCCATTCGATGTACAAAATGTGGGAAAAGTGTTGATAACATGCCTGAGTTACACAAACACATATTGGCCTGTGCATCTGCCAGTGATAAAAAGAGATACACacctaaaaaaaatccagtaccACTGAAACAGACAGTGCAGCCTAAGAATGGCATGGTGGTTCTAGCTGGCCCTGGAAAGAATGCCTTCAGACGAATGGGTCAGCCTAAAAGACTTAATTTCAATGTTGAGATTAGCAAGATGTCCtcaaataaactaaaaataagtgcattgaaaaagaaaaaccagctTGTCCAGAAAGCTatcttgcaaaaaaagaaatctgcccagcagaaggcagaatTGAGAAATAATCCGTCCGACTCAGACTCTCACATCTGCCCCTACTGTAATAGAGAGTTTACTTATATTGGAAGTTTGAATAAACACGCGTCATATAGCTGTCCCAAAAAACCCATCTCTCCCTCCTCTAGAAAgaattcttcaaaaaaaagtgCAAGCTCTTCTTCACCTGTGAGCGGTGAAAAAGGCAACAACCAGCGTAGGCGAACAGCAGATGcagaaatcaaaatgcaaagcatGCAGCCTCACCTGGGCAAGACAAGAGCACGAACCTCAGGACCTACACAAATCCAGCTGCCCTCTGCATCcttcaaatcaaaacaaaacgtTAGATTTGTACCTTCTGTTCGATCTAAAAAGCCAAATTCATCTTTGTCACTGAGGAACTCTAGTCCTGTAAGAGTGTCCAAAATGTCCCATGTTGATGGGAAAAAAACTAAGGGGGTCGCAAAGAACAGTTCCTCTGGAATCTCAAGCAAAGCGTCCCGGAAATTGCACGTCAGAATACAAAGGAATAATAAAGCTGTTTTGCCAAGTAAGTCTGCTGTGGCAAGTAAGAAAAAGGCAGACAGATTCACTGTAAAATCTAGAGAGAGGATTGGGGGACCTATTACACGAAGCCTACAGCAGGCGGCAAatgcagaggcagcagaaaacAAGAGAGATGAAAGCAGTACAAAGCAAGAACTAAAAGATTTCAG gttttggttttttttttgttttgtttttgtttttttttttattttctag